The sequence GGCGGACGGGCGGTGGTGCCCATGGAGGCCAGCGCGACGACGCCAATTCTCTCGGCGTGCGGCGGAGGTGGTGATGCGACGGCGCAGGAGTATGTCTTCACGTACTCGGCGGCCGCGCACTGCACCTGGTCCGACACGGGCGCTCCGGCTTGTCGCTGACGGGAGGTTTCGGCTGACGGAGGGCGCGCGCGTCCGGCGTGCTACGGCCCTCCCACGGCCCCGGTACTCGCCGGAGCCGGCGTGGCGCCCTTGCGGCGGCGCCAGTAGAGGAAGACGGGCACGCCCGCGCCGAGCAGCAGCGTGCCCTTGATCGCGTTGAGCGGGTTGGAGGCCGTCGAGCCCAGCACCACGTACAGCGCGGCGGCGATGAAGAGGAGCGGAGTGATGGGGTAGCCGGGCACGCGGTAGGCCGCGCGTGGCACGAGCCCCTGTCGCTCGCGGGCGCGGTACACGAAGAGGGTTGCGGCCGTGGCGCCGAAGACGAGCCAGTCGGCGAAGACGACGTAGTCGAGCAGCTCGCCGTACGTGCCCGTGCCCGTGAGGAGGATGGCCCACACGGCCTGGAAGAGGATGGCCGTGGAGGGTGTGCGGTAGCGCGGGTGCAGCCGAGCCATCCAGGGGAAGAACAGTCCGTCCGCGGCCATGGCCTGGTACACGCGGGGCGAGACGAGGATGACGAGGTTGAGGAACCCGAAGGTGGAGAGCGCCACGCCCGCGGTGATGAACGTGCGGCCCGCGGGCCCGAGCAACTGGCCGAGCGCATCCGCCGCCGGAGCGCTGCTCGCCGCGAGCCCGCCAGCGCCGAGCGTGCGCAGGTACGTGAGGTTCGCGAGCAGATACACCGTCACCACGCCGATGACGCCGAGGAGCAGGGCGCGCGGAAGGTTGCGCTCGGGGTCGACCATCTCCTCGGCCACGAAGTTGGTCTGCTGCCACCCGCCGTAGCTGAAGAGCACGGGGACGAGCGCCGCGCCCATGGCGAGCACGAGGGAGTCCGGCGCCTGAGGAACCGCTGCCTCCACGGCGGCACCCGGCCCGGCGAGCAGCAGGCCCGCGCCCACGAGCACTGCGAGCGCCAGCAGCTTGAGCACGGTGAATACATTCTGCGTGAGAGCGCCGGGGCGCACGCCGAAGTAGTTGACGCCGGAGAGCAGGACGATGGCGCCGACGGCGAGTGGGAAGCGGAAGTCGGGCCCGAGCCCCGTGAGCGCGAGGGTGTAGTTGGCGAACGTCACCGCCACGGCGGCGATGGCGCCAGTCGCAATCATGAGCATCATTCCCCAGGCATTGAGGAACGCGGGCAGCGGGCCGAAGGCATCTCGCAGGTAGACGTAGCTGCCGCCCGCCTTGGGAATGCGCTGTCCCAATTCGCCGTACACGAAGGCGCCGATGAGTGCGACCACGCCTCCGAGCAACCACACGCCCAGGGTGAGCCCCGGCGTGTGGACGCGCTGCGCGACGATGGCGGGGTTGAGGAAGATGCCCGAGCCGATGATGCCGCCGATGACGAGCATCACCCCCGAGAAGAGGCCGACTCGTCGCGCATAACCTTCTTCATTCCGGGGAGGGGGAGGGCTCATGGGGCCGCGAGCATAGTCCGGGGCTCGGGTTGCGGCGGTGCCCCGGACTCGCTAGCTTGTGTCGCGGTTGCTGCATCCACGCAGCCGGTCTCGCCAGCCGGTCCCAACTCGGCGTCTGGATTGACCTCGGTCCCCAGTCTGGTGTGGTCCTCGCGTGAGAGCATCCGCGCGCAACTGCTGTCCCATTTCCAAACATTGCCGCAGGAGCGCAGAAACCATCGGCAGCGGGTCCTCCGCCTGCTCGGTCTCTTCGGTGGCTCGGAGCATGCGGAGTTCCTGCTCACGGTGGCGTTCGACGCCCGGGAGGACGTGGAGACGCGTGTCACCGCGATGCGAGCCGCCCTCGAGCACAGCGCGTCACTCTCGGGCCCCGTGCTCCGCCGCTTCACCGAGAACCTTCAAGGGATCGATCACTGCCCTTGCTGCATTCCATCCCTGAGCGAGGTCTGTGCCCTCGCGCATACGGAGAGCGCCCAGGATGCCGCCATGGCGGCGCTGGAAGAGGCCTCTGCTTGGGCGCGCGAGAGCGTGCTCGTGTCCGCGCGGCACAGGCCGTTGTCTCGGCGCATCGTCGAATGGCTGTTCTCGCGCTGGTTCATGCACGACCGCTTCCAGCTCGCCACGGATGAGGACTGGGGACGCAGGGCCAACTTCCGGGTGGCGGTGGCCCACCATGAGCGCCCGGAGGCCTGGAAGCTCCTCGAGGAGTGGACACGCCAGGCGGCTCCCGCCGGGATGGACCTGGACGTGTTCCGGGAGCTGCCACTGGACGCGCTGGCGCGACTCCTGCGCGAGGCGCCCGAGCACCATCAGTCCGCCGCCCGGCTGCTCATGCTGCCGTTGCCGGAGCTGATTGCCCACTTCGGCCAGTCCCAGCTGTTGCGCCGCATCGAGCGCGTCGCGCGCGACGAGAGCGTGGCCCAGAAGGTGTCGTACTCCATCAAGCCGGGTCCACGGGCCATCTGCCGGGCCCTGGACCTGTTGGTGGAATGGCCGGAGGCGCGGCCGGCCCTCCGGGCGCTGCTCTGCGACTTCTCCCTCGCCGAGGGGGTGCGGTGCGAGCTGTTGGACCGCCTCTTTGTCCAGGACCGCGCCATGGTCCTGCGCTGGGCCCTCGTCGCGGTGAGGTATCCCGACAACGCGCTGCTGGTGCGCTTCGTCCTCGAGTGCGCGGCGAAGCAGCCGGAGCCGGGAGACCGTCCTCTATTCCTGGCGGCGTTGCGAGGCGAGGACGACGAAGCCCGGGCCACCGCGCTGGAGGGGCTGTTCGCCCTGGGCGAGTCGGGGGCAGGCTGGTGCGACCGGCTCATCTCCCTGGTTCATTCGAGCCACGAGCGTGTGCGCCTCTGTGCAGCCGCGTGCCTCGTCCGGGAAGGCATGCGTGAGTGGCTTCCGCTGCTGAGAGAGAAGGTGCTCGAGGTCCCCGAGTCCGCGATGCGCCTGGTGGCAATTCACTGGCTCGGGCGGGTGGACGCGGAGGGCAGCCGGCCCGTGCTGAGGCAATTGCTGGCGGAGGCGCCGACGGGGGCCCGCGGGTACTACCATCCGGGGGCGGACGAAGCGGCCTGGGCCCTCTCACGGCTGGGGACGACCGAGGACCTCTCGGTGTTGCTCGCCGCCACGCTGCGGGGCACCTGCTCGCCGCGAACGGACCGGGAGCTGGAGTACCACCTGGCGCGACAGGAGGGACGCCCGACACCGGAAGTCCCTCCGCCCTTGTCCCAACAGAGCAGTCGCCGACTCCTGGGGCTGTAGGCGTCAGCCCAGGAGGCGGCGAAGGTCCGTGGCGTCGACCCACCCGATGCACTCAACGGGAATCACGGAGAAGCCACGCTCGGCCAGCTCGACGAGCGCGGGTGGAACCCAGCCATACACGACGCCGCCAAACCTCCCGGTGTCTTCATGTGCGAACCAGGTGTCCCACCCGGGAATGTCGTAGTCATCCAGGAAGCCATTCGAGGGAGCTGTCGCGGCTGCGCAGATGTCGGTGTTGAAGTCGGTCATGAGTACCCGGCCTCCACACAGCTCGCCCAGGGGAGGGAGTGGCTGGCGCGTGCGCTCCAGCGCCTCCCGGCGACGTCTGACAATGAAGTCCACGACCTCCGCGCCCACGGCGGGGGTATCGAGCAGTCTTCGCACCTGGGTGTCGCCGTCTTGCTGGAAGAACGGAGACATCAGCTCCGCGGACCTCGTCGTCTCACCCGCGCGCTCGGCGACTGCCCGGGCGCTGCACCACGCGATGGTCTCCGCCAGTTGGAGCTTGAAGTCGGTCGTCATCGGCCATGAACCCTTGTCGAAGAGTCCCGATGTTAGCGCGAGAACCCTTCGGGTGGGGCTCATCAACGATGCCCTCAGGGAATGGGCGCGAACTTCACGATGCGTTTGTGCCCTGTCTCTTCGGCGCCACGGTCGGCCACGTAGATGAAGCCATTCGCATCCACCTCGACATCCACGGGGTCGATGATGTCGCTCCCCGCCGAGCAGCCGCCCGTGGTGCTGATTCGTCGCTGGCACCCGAACCCGCTCGCATCACAAATCCAGACACCCGCGTTGGGACTCGTGGCGCTGGAGCTGAAGTACGCCACGTACAGCCGCCCGTCGGGCCCGGTGGACATGAAGGCGATGCTCCCCTCCGCTCCCCCGAGCGTCGCCGTGGTGACTCCGCCCGTCCCTGTCAGGGACATCCGATGGATGCGATTGGCATTGCTGCCGAAGTAGTACTCGCCCATGAAGATGTAGGAGTTGTTCGCCGCGACGCTGGCCAGCGGCAGGTCGCTGCCCGCGTGGAACTGCCAGGTGTTGCTCTGCCGGTAGTAGCGGCCGATGAAGTTGCCCGAGGCATTCATCGCCTCCACCCGGCCCGTCATGTACGTGGTGCCGCAGGTCGGGCTGGAGTACGCGGCGCCGACACCGCCCTGGCCGATGTAGAGGTTGCCGGTGGAGGTGATGGCCACGCCCCACGCGAGTCCTCCCGCGAAGTTTCCGAGCGTGGCGTGCGCGCTCTTGTACCGCTGGGTGCCCGTCACGTCCGGGTCGTCCTGCCCGGCGAAGCTGCAGTCCGTGGCGAGGTTGTAGAAGTCCGTGCTGTCCACATTCGCGGGCGTGGTGCTCAGGGCCGTCTTGAGGCCCTTGTAGTGGCCGCGCGCCCACACGGGCGTCAGCGTGCTCGTACCCGTGTCCCGCACCTTGAAGACCATCTTGTTGGCGCCACGGGTGAGGGCCTGGTTCTCCTGGTAGT comes from Pyxidicoccus parkwaysis and encodes:
- a CDS encoding APC family permease, giving the protein MSPPPPRNEEGYARRVGLFSGVMLVIGGIIGSGIFLNPAIVAQRVHTPGLTLGVWLLGGVVALIGAFVYGELGQRIPKAGGSYVYLRDAFGPLPAFLNAWGMMLMIATGAIAAVAVTFANYTLALTGLGPDFRFPLAVGAIVLLSGVNYFGVRPGALTQNVFTVLKLLALAVLVGAGLLLAGPGAAVEAAVPQAPDSLVLAMGAALVPVLFSYGGWQQTNFVAEEMVDPERNLPRALLLGVIGVVTVYLLANLTYLRTLGAGGLAASSAPAADALGQLLGPAGRTFITAGVALSTFGFLNLVILVSPRVYQAMAADGLFFPWMARLHPRYRTPSTAILFQAVWAILLTGTGTYGELLDYVVFADWLVFGATAATLFVYRARERQGLVPRAAYRVPGYPITPLLFIAAALYVVLGSTASNPLNAIKGTLLLGAGVPVFLYWRRRKGATPAPASTGAVGGP
- a CDS encoding HEAT repeat domain-containing protein; the protein is MAALEEASAWARESVLVSARHRPLSRRIVEWLFSRWFMHDRFQLATDEDWGRRANFRVAVAHHERPEAWKLLEEWTRQAAPAGMDLDVFRELPLDALARLLREAPEHHQSAARLLMLPLPELIAHFGQSQLLRRIERVARDESVAQKVSYSIKPGPRAICRALDLLVEWPEARPALRALLCDFSLAEGVRCELLDRLFVQDRAMVLRWALVAVRYPDNALLVRFVLECAAKQPEPGDRPLFLAALRGEDDEARATALEGLFALGESGAGWCDRLISLVHSSHERVRLCAAACLVREGMREWLPLLREKVLEVPESAMRLVAIHWLGRVDAEGSRPVLRQLLAEAPTGARGYYHPGADEAAWALSRLGTTEDLSVLLAATLRGTCSPRTDRELEYHLARQEGRPTPEVPPPLSQQSSRRLLGL